Sequence from the Thermocoleostomius sinensis A174 genome:
AGCCCGGAGAAGATTTGCCTCCCGTTTGGTCAGTGCAAGGAACCTCTGGATATGATTACCTGAACTACGTGAATGGACTGTTTTGTAGAACCGATCACGAAGAGAAATTTGAAGAGATTTATCAAAGCTTAACTGGACTAACGACACCCTTTGAAGAAATGGCTGTTCAGAAGAAACAACTAATTCTGGACAACGATCTGGCTGGCGATCTGGATAATTTGGCCCATTTCCTCAAGAAACTATCTAGCAAATATCGCTACGGTAATGACTTTACGATCAACGGTCTGAAGGGCGCACTTGCTGCGGTTCTAACTCAGTTTCCCATCTATCGCACCTATGCAAACCAAGATGGATTAGTGGAGGGCGATCGAGAGTACATTCAGCAGGCTATTCAAATTTCAAAAGATCATCGCCCCCGGTTGCACAATGAGTTGAACTTTATCGAGAAACTGTTGTTATTGGATTATGACAGCACGCTGACTCAAGCTGAGAAAGATCAATGGCTTTATTTGGTGATGCGGGTGCAGCAGTACACTGGTCCACTCATGGCCAAGGGGGTGGAGGATACGGCCCTCTATGTTTACAATCGATTGCTGTCGCTAAATGAAGTTGGAGGTGATCCAAGTCATTTTGGCATTTCCCTGCCAGAGTTTCATGCCTTTAACCAAAATCGCCAGGCAAAGTGGACTCATGCCATGAGCGCTACCTCCACCCACGATACCAAGCGAGGAGAGGATGTGCGAGCACGGCTGAATGTACTGTCGGAAATCCCCGATGAATGGCAACAGCAGGTGCAAACGTGGCAGCAACTGAATCAACAATACAAGACCACACACAAACAACAAACTTGTCCCGATCGCAACGATGAATATGCGCTATACCAAACCTTAATAGGAGCATATCCCTTTGCCGAAACTGAATTGGATACCTTCGTCGATCGCGTCAAAGATTATCTGCTGAAAGCGATTCGAGAAGCAAAAGTGCATACAACGTGGCTACAGCCAAATGCCGCTTATGAAGATGCCTGTACCAACTTTGTTAAGTCAATTCTGGAGCGATCGGACACCAATGAATTCCTCAAAGCATTTCTGCCATTTCAACAGCGTATTGCTTTCTATGGTGTTTTCAATTCGCTGTCTCAAACGCTGCTGAAGCTAACATCACCGGGTGTGCCTGATTTCTATCAAGGTACAGAATTGTGGGATCTCAGCTTGGTCGATCCTGACAACCGCCGCCCTGTAGACTTTGACCAACGAAAGACCTACTTGCAAGACATTCGATCGCAGCTAAGCAGCAACGTCCTAGACCTAATTCAGGAATTGCTGCATCAGCCAGCCGATGGTCGCATCAAGCTGTTTCTAATTCTGCAAACTCTGCACGCTCGGCAGCAATATAAAACGGTGTTTCAAGGAAGTTATATTCCGTTGGAGGTGTCGGGGGCGCTCAGTCATCATGTGGTGGCGTTCGCACGACAACACAACTCAACAACCCTGATCACGATCGCTCCTCGCTTTTTTACTCGCTTGATTCAGCCTGGCGAAATGCCGTTGGGACAAGACGTTTGGCAAGATACCACCATTCAGTTACCCACTGGCATGGCCACCACTTGGCAGGATGCAATCACTGGACATTCCTTGAATACCTCTGATCGCTTGGTCGTTGGACAGGCTCTCTCACACTTTCCAGTGGCACTACTGGTGGGTTAACGGAGATTTGGCTAGCCAATCCTTGCTCCCTAACAATGGCGTAGAAAGTCAATGTTAGGGAGTCAGCCATAGCTGCTGATAGGCGGAGACGATCGTAGGTCCCCAAAAGACAGTTAGAACCGCACCAAGTGCTAAAAATGGGCCAAAGGGCATGGGTTGACGACGATTAATTAATTGCAACGCCAATGCACCACTCCCAATGATTGTTCCCAATACACAAGCCAAAAAGCCAGCCAGAAGTAGCTGTTGCCACCCCAACCAGGCCCCCATCATCGCCGCTAACTTAGCATCGCCCCCGCCCATCGCGGTTTGCCCAAGGACGATCGATCCCACTAGCGTGATGAGATCAAAAAGCCAGATGCCGACCACGGCTCCTATCAGCCCACGCCAAAGCTGTTCCGTCGTTCCGGCGATCGTGCCACTATCAGTCCAGCCCAACATTGCTTGAAATACCAAGCCTGCCACCAGCCCAGATTGGGTCAATGCGTTGGGCAATGTCATTGTGTCTAGATCAATCAGCGCTAATGCTATTAACCAACTGAAGAAGACCCAGTAGCCCAACAGCGGCATTGATGGGGAAAATGCCCAGAAAGTGAAGACAAATAAAGCACCCGTGGCAACTTCCACGAACACGTATCGGCAGGCGATCGGATGTTGGCAATATCGACAGCGTCCCTTCAGCTTCAACCAGCCCCAAACAGGTACATTGTCATAAATTTTCAAGCATTTGCCACAGTGAGGACAGTGCGATGGCGGATGTAGCAACGATAATTCAATTGGAAGCCGATAAATCACCACATTGAGAAAGCTCCCAACAGACGCTCCTAACGCAAAAATGACGAGAACCACAATCAGTGCAGCCATGACTGAAGCCCTGAGTCCAGGCACAAGGGGAGAAACGACACAAACCAGACTGATCACCGCAGACCTTAGCGTCTACAGTGCAGAGTTAGCTTACCCACCTGTGCCTTGCCCATGCGCAACGCATCCAAATTAAGCAGACTGAATATTGGGGCAGATAGTTTGAGCAATGCGATCGCTGGGTGGCTGATCTTGCCAGCCCGACAAAATGCCTTGCAGTTCGGCTTTTAAGGTTTGCAGGGCTTCAATCTGCTGATTAATTTCGGATACTTTGGCTTCTAAATGTTGCTTCACTTCGCCGCAGGGCAATTGACCATTATCATGCACTACCAAAATTTCTTGTACCTCATTCAGGCTCAGCCCCAGTGCTTGCGCTCGCTTGATAAATGCTAGTCGGTTTAAGACTTGCGATCGAAACAAGCGATAACCTGCCTGCGATCGCTCCACCGTTGGGGCAAGTAGCCCAATTTCCTCGTAGTAGCGAACGGTCTTCACAGGCAACCCACTCATAGCTGCAACTTCACCAATCTTCAATCGCTGTTCAAGAGCAGTTGCTATACTGGCTGTTTTATTCATCTTTCTCAAGTCTCTAATGAACGGCTAGTCTCGCTTCTTGGATGGAGTCAAGGTTGGTAGCGAAGGACGAGAAGATTGAGACGGCAAGTAGCGAATGACTGATCCTGGTATGGGTTGAGCTTGTTTCTGCTGACTGACCCACCAACGCAACACAATCCCTACAGTCGCGGCTGTCAGTCCTAGGATTGCCAGTGCCCAATGGCTATCTACTCCACCAATGACTGCATTCACTGCTCCAGCTGTCAGTAAAAAGCTGGAAAGCGGTTCTTTGCGATAGGCAGACTTCAGCGATCGAATCCACGAACGATTCATAGAATACGCACTCTTGAGGGGCAGGTTTAAGCGAACACGACATTCAGCAAACCACAGCGCCAGCATGGCAACTATTGTTCAATTAGTGTTCAATTAGCACCAGTTCAAGCGGGCTGGGTTACCTTCTAATGTAGCTCGAAACTCCTGGTAGCAAGGTTCGGAGATCCTCACAGGTGATGGCATGGACTGGCTTTATGTAACATTTGTCTTGCAAAAATTAATAAAACTTGGCAAAGTTTCCGCTGTAAACTCAGCCAATTCTTAATGAAAAACATAGAATTACGATCGATCGCCCATAAAGTCAGACCTTTCGAGTTTGCTCAACCCTGCAATTTCAGCAGGAGGGGATGAAAAATTCGGGAGAGTGTCTGTATAATGAATGCACGGTAAAGAAAAGTAAACTCTGTTCACTTTCCATTGCGTTTCTTGCCAATTCGTGGCAGATCGTTATGGTGGGAATAGAAGAACTCATTGTATATATCTGTTTTCGGAGATTTACGCTATGACCATAGCAATGGGACGAGCGCAAGCAGAGCGAGGATGGTTCGACGTCCTCGACGACTGGCTCAAGCGCGACCGATTCGTCTTTGTCGGCTGGTCGGGACTTTTGCTGTTCCCGTGCGCCTACCTGGCTCTGGGCGGCTGGCTGACTGGCACCACCTTCGTCACCTCCTGGTACACCCACGGCATCGCCTCGAGCTACCTGGAGGGCTGCAACTTTCTGACCGTGGCAGTGTCAACGCCCCCCAACGCACTCGGACACTCCCTGCTGTTTCTGTGGGGACCTGAAGCCCAGTGGGACTTCACCCGCTGGTGCCAACTGGGCGGGTTGTGGACGTTTGTCGCCCTGCACGGTGCGTTCGGACTGATTGGCTTCATGCTGCGGCAGTTTGAGATCGCTCGCTTGGTGGGCATCCGCCCGTACAACGCCATCGCCTTTTCGGCGCCGATTGCGGTGTTTGTCAGTGTGTTTCTGATGTACCCGCTGGGACAGTCGAGTTGGTTTTTTGCCCCCAGCTTTGGGGTAGCGGCGATATTCCGGTTTCTGCTGTTTTTCCAAGGGTTCCACAACTGGACGCTGAATCCGTTCCACATGATGGGAGTTGCCGGAGTGTTGGGCGGTGCGCTGTTGTGTGCGATTCATGGTGCGACCGTGGAGAACACGCTGTTTGAGGACGGCGAGGGTGCCAACACCTTCCGCGCCTTCGAGCCGACCCAAGCGGAAGAGACCTACTCGATGGTGACAGCGAACCGCTTCTGGTCACAGATATTCGGGATTGCCTTCTCGAACAAGCGGTGGTTGCACTTTTTCATGTTGTTCGTGCCGGTAACGGGCTTGTGGATGAGTGCGGTCGGTGTGGTCGGACTTGGGTTGAACCTGCGGGCGTATGACTTTGTGTCGCAGGAGATTCGAGCGGCAGAAGACCCGGAGTTTGAGACGTTCTACACCAAGAACATCTTGTTGAACGAGGGCATCCGTGCTTGGATGGCTCCTCAAGACCAACCCCACGAAAACTTTGTATTCCCTGAGGAAGTTCTGCCTCGCGGTAATGCACTGTAAGCTTGAGACGCGAATATTGCTAAGTATCGCTTGAATGTAGCCCCTGCCACTGGCAGGGGCTTTTTCGTTGTGTTTTCCTGATTGGTTGCCTTGACCTTTGAAAGGAAAAGTGAAGATATAGCAACGGCAGAAGAGGTTAGGGTCATCTCAGGTGGCTGACACCTGAAGCGACTAAGTTTGGCACGACAAAACCTGACATTCTGAAGGGGGCTTCAATCCAGAATGTCTGCTGCCAATCGAATCACTACCTCAGCCGATCGCCTTGTAAAGTTATCTGTCGTGATCGATTGGGTTCGTATGCATTGCGTAAAACCATCTGACCCAGGTGATAAATCACTAGTTCTTTAACCATCACCCCGTGATAGATCGGTTATGACTCCGTCTGAGCCTGACTCACTCATCCATTACAAACAGCCAAACAGAGCCGCCAAACAGTGCAATAAGATCCATGCGA
This genomic interval carries:
- the treY gene encoding malto-oligosyltrehalose synthase, with the translated sequence MRIPTATYRIQFTSEFGFDAACAITNYLSDLGISDLYASPIFKARSGSTHGYDVVDPTQLNPELGTPEAFEMLVQALQQQQMGWLQDIVPNHMAYDSANRWLMDVLENGPSSNYVDHFDIAWNSPFDSTQEPILTPMLGNFYGECLENGDLQLKYDESGLSVNYYSLRVPLKLESYGTFLTYNLGQLARTLGRKHPTVIRLLGILYMLKNVPPELASKQRQDQIDFVKGLLWELYADPDVKRFIDDNIQAFNGTTDDPESFNLLDKLLGEQFFRLSYWKVGAEEINYRRFFTVNELISVKVEELRVFHNTHSLIFKLVEEGKFTGLRIDHIDGLYNPTEYLDRLREKTGDTYITVEKILQPGEDLPPVWSVQGTSGYDYLNYVNGLFCRTDHEEKFEEIYQSLTGLTTPFEEMAVQKKQLILDNDLAGDLDNLAHFLKKLSSKYRYGNDFTINGLKGALAAVLTQFPIYRTYANQDGLVEGDREYIQQAIQISKDHRPRLHNELNFIEKLLLLDYDSTLTQAEKDQWLYLVMRVQQYTGPLMAKGVEDTALYVYNRLLSLNEVGGDPSHFGISLPEFHAFNQNRQAKWTHAMSATSTHDTKRGEDVRARLNVLSEIPDEWQQQVQTWQQLNQQYKTTHKQQTCPDRNDEYALYQTLIGAYPFAETELDTFVDRVKDYLLKAIREAKVHTTWLQPNAAYEDACTNFVKSILERSDTNEFLKAFLPFQQRIAFYGVFNSLSQTLLKLTSPGVPDFYQGTELWDLSLVDPDNRRPVDFDQRKTYLQDIRSQLSSNVLDLIQELLHQPADGRIKLFLILQTLHARQQYKTVFQGSYIPLEVSGALSHHVVAFARQHNSTTLITIAPRFFTRLIQPGEMPLGQDVWQDTTIQLPTGMATTWQDAITGHSLNTSDRLVVGQALSHFPVALLVG
- a CDS encoding prepilin peptidase; the encoded protein is MAALIVVLVIFALGASVGSFLNVVIYRLPIELSLLHPPSHCPHCGKCLKIYDNVPVWGWLKLKGRCRYCQHPIACRYVFVEVATGALFVFTFWAFSPSMPLLGYWVFFSWLIALALIDLDTMTLPNALTQSGLVAGLVFQAMLGWTDSGTIAGTTEQLWRGLIGAVVGIWLFDLITLVGSIVLGQTAMGGGDAKLAAMMGAWLGWQQLLLAGFLACVLGTIIGSGALALQLINRRQPMPFGPFLALGAVLTVFWGPTIVSAYQQLWLTP
- a CDS encoding heavy metal-responsive transcriptional regulator; the protein is MNKTASIATALEQRLKIGEVAAMSGLPVKTVRYYEEIGLLAPTVERSQAGYRLFRSQVLNRLAFIKRAQALGLSLNEVQEILVVHDNGQLPCGEVKQHLEAKVSEINQQIEALQTLKAELQGILSGWQDQPPSDRIAQTICPNIQSA
- the psbD gene encoding photosystem II D2 protein (photosystem q(a) protein), with protein sequence MTIAMGRAQAERGWFDVLDDWLKRDRFVFVGWSGLLLFPCAYLALGGWLTGTTFVTSWYTHGIASSYLEGCNFLTVAVSTPPNALGHSLLFLWGPEAQWDFTRWCQLGGLWTFVALHGAFGLIGFMLRQFEIARLVGIRPYNAIAFSAPIAVFVSVFLMYPLGQSSWFFAPSFGVAAIFRFLLFFQGFHNWTLNPFHMMGVAGVLGGALLCAIHGATVENTLFEDGEGANTFRAFEPTQAEETYSMVTANRFWSQIFGIAFSNKRWLHFFMLFVPVTGLWMSAVGVVGLGLNLRAYDFVSQEIRAAEDPEFETFYTKNILLNEGIRAWMAPQDQPHENFVFPEEVLPRGNAL